The Ensifer adhaerens genome contains a region encoding:
- a CDS encoding LysR family transcriptional regulator produces MVRPYLPLNALRAFEASARHLSFTRAAIELCVTQAAVSHQVKLLEGRLNVTLFKRLPRGLMITAEGEALLPVLRDSFDRMADMLERFEAGHIREVLMIGAVGTFAVGWLLPRLADFQAKYPFIDVRLSTNNNRVDMAAEGLDFAIRFGGGSWHNIEAVRLFEAPLSVLCIPEIADRLKTPADLLDETLLRSYRADEWVNWFEAAGIAYPAPLLKGIVFDSSLAMMEAAAQGIGVALAPPLMFSRLLSNGTIRQPFDAHTSMGSYWLTRLKSRPVTPAMKAFSEWLAAVAAPEAAALTSPAAQALAG; encoded by the coding sequence ATGGTCAGGCCATATCTTCCGCTCAATGCGCTGCGCGCCTTCGAGGCCTCGGCGCGGCATCTGAGCTTTACCCGCGCGGCGATCGAGCTCTGCGTGACGCAGGCGGCGGTCAGCCATCAGGTCAAGCTGCTTGAAGGCCGCCTGAACGTCACCCTGTTCAAGCGGTTGCCGCGCGGGCTGATGATCACGGCCGAGGGCGAGGCATTGCTGCCGGTGCTGCGGGATTCCTTCGATCGCATGGCGGATATGCTAGAACGCTTCGAGGCCGGCCATATTCGCGAAGTGCTGATGATCGGTGCCGTCGGCACCTTTGCGGTCGGTTGGCTGTTGCCGCGGCTTGCAGACTTCCAGGCCAAATATCCCTTCATCGATGTCCGGCTCTCGACCAATAACAACCGGGTCGACATGGCCGCGGAAGGTCTCGATTTCGCCATCCGCTTTGGCGGCGGCTCCTGGCACAACATCGAGGCTGTCAGGCTCTTCGAGGCGCCGCTTTCCGTGCTCTGCATTCCCGAGATCGCCGATCGGCTGAAGACGCCGGCCGATCTCCTGGACGAAACGCTGCTCAGGTCCTATCGGGCCGATGAATGGGTAAACTGGTTCGAAGCGGCCGGCATCGCCTATCCGGCGCCGCTGCTGAAGGGCATCGTCTTCGATAGTTCGCTGGCGATGATGGAGGCTGCGGCCCAGGGGATCGGCGTTGCACTCGCGCCGCCGCTGATGTTCTCGCGGCTCTTGTCGAACGGCACGATCCGACAGCCGTTCGACGCCCACACCTCTATGGGCAGCTATTGGTTGACGCGGCTGAAGTCGCGTCCTGTCACGCCGGCGATGAAAGCCTTCAGCGAATGGCTCGCCGCCGTGGCGGCGCCGGAGGCAGCGGCCTTGACATCGCCCGCGGCACAAGCGCTTGCCGGCTGA